A genomic segment from Bombus huntii isolate Logan2020A chromosome 13, iyBomHunt1.1, whole genome shotgun sequence encodes:
- the LOC126872286 gene encoding uncharacterized protein LOC126872286: MMDQITELVPVHCYTNPSFCRQSEYIPEDHSDDLPPPPQFQSGDDLPPPPPPLQLQCNIGQSNPAFQEPTEGRIENSDGKDNRYCYLESNSSVAHRRYGSVPVEGHRAIYSQRSRYEYIQDEQRDQIQRRGSLRYEFIPHQQVQQRSAPATNQDDGRELQMQSCRNNGGRYAVVPGDQDYQDEEIEWNSAKHVSSVQSHINTPQGRYTRVPLQEEDPPALPERNAQELSVSPRNNLATQKLHEILTTPRKPRSRSEERTLSPKRQQSFNQTGTPQRRALTPGGSPTGRTFSPTRCTPQGTPQNRTFSTRPQTSTPNKEPSARRCLPLLENPTRQQELCPASNCGRLRYVGTAPIDLVTMGHGDPPPRYAYVENGPESMPMVSGSPRYQVIPTGQKRNGYQSVESAFIARTAVVPPLSPPNSDANTTLASGVEKNDRKNAPLLLLLVGILTCGLALYLSWTQGRRYYYDSAAGCGVCCALAGACRTLRKTWTGLALAGLSALSCAGLLLLAAKSPKSGTPLHDVTAGALCGVSLLGAILALFALLSPRCNLGRHRRVHSWIPRLSP; this comes from the exons ATGATGGATCAAATAACGGAACTAGTTCCTGTGCATTGTTACACGAACCCCTCGTTTTGCCGCCAATCGGAATACATACCCGAGGATCATTCCGATGACCTACCACCACCACCTCAATTTCAAAGTGGTGACGATTTACCACCACCACCTCCGCCATTGCAATTGCAGTGCAACATAGGTCAAAGTAACCCTGCGTTTCAAGAACCTACCGAGGGTAGAATCGAAAACAGCGACGGTAAAGACAACAGATATTGTTACCTCGAGAGTAACAGCAGTGTTGCGCATCGAAGATATGGAAGCGTTCCAGTGGAGGGACACCGCGCGATATACAGCCAAAGGTCAAGGTACGAGTACATACAGGACGAGCAGAGGGATCAGATACAGAGGAGGGGTTCTTTGAGGTACGAGTTCATTCCACACCAGCAGGTGCAACAACGTTCTGCACCGGCGACCAACCAAGACGATGGGAGGGAACTGCAGATGCAAAGTTGTCGGAACAACGGCGGCAGATACGCTGTTGTACCGGGTGATCAGGATTACCAGGACGAAGAAATCGAGTGGAACAGCGCAAAGCACGTGTCGTCGGTGCAGAGTCATATTAACACGCCACAGG GTCGTTATACCAGAGTGCCTTTGCAAGAAGAAGACCCGCCAGCTCTACCGGAACGAAACGCCCAGGAGCTGTCGGTTTCCCCGAGAAATAACTTAGCCACGCAAAAACTGCACGAGATATTGACTACTCCGAGGAAGCCTCGATCCAGGTCCGAGGAGAGGACTCTATCTCCAAAGAGACAACAGTCGTTCAATCAAACCGGTACGCCACAAAGAAGAGCACTCACACCAGGTGGTTCCCCGACTG GTCGAACGTTCAGCCCTACTCGTTGCACGCCTCAAGGAACTCCACAAAATCGTACGTTCTCCACGAGACCTCAAACATCCACCCCGAACAAGGAGCCATCTGCACGACGATGTCTACCGTTATTGGAAAACCCGACTCGACAACAGGAACTCTGTCCAGCCAGCAACTGTGGAAGACTACGATACGTTGGCACGGCACCGATCGACCTTGTCACGATGGGTCACGGTGATCCACCGCCTCGTTACGCGTACGTGGAAAATGGACCAGAATCTATGCCGATGGTGTCCGGTTCACCTAGGTATCAAGTGATACCTACAGGACAGAAAAGGAACGGATACCAAAGCGTAGAAAGTGCTTTTATTGCTAGAACCGCGGTG GTACCACCACTGTCACCACCCAACAGTGACGCAAATACAACCTTGGCCAGCGGCGTGGAGAAAAACGACAGAAAAAACGCGCCGCTCTTATTACTTTTGGTTGGTATTTTAACCTGCGGTTTGGCCCTGTACTTGTCTTGGACGCAGGGAAGAAG ATATTATTACGACAGTGCCGCGGGTTGCGGCGTCTGCTGTGCCTTAGCTGGCGCCTGTAGGACGCTACGAAAGACTTGGACAGGACTCGCGCTTGCAGGATTATCGGCACTGAGCTGTGCAGGACTTTTGCTACTTGCTGCCAAATCCCCTAAATCTGGCACCCCTCTCCACGATGTCACGGCCGGTGCTTTGTGTGGAGTTTCCTTACTAGGTGCTATTTTGGCGTTATTCGCGCTTCTGTCACCAAGGTGCAATTTAGGACGACACAGAAGGGTGCATTCTTGGATTCCTCGGCTTTCACCCTGA
- the LOC126872638 gene encoding uncharacterized protein LOC126872638, whose protein sequence is MMENVYVIKVKTKPALSSLYPSERRYSASTVGGLSFVHFGLGALSLLLGSLALSLQGPILSVACLVPFVTGLLAWRRWYIDRNIAIFFYGNLFSLIAAILCFIATVFDIAAAAESRSSLWSLERILEQPRDHSDLKNDTLLNETMPLSEDNFNLSRIYDQSANIRLYSPMPGIVFDNMSNISGYILRTSTIDPEEGETESPSRSFTNSDSKDEENSPDSDNVTEESLKTIKSRMMSFLYRDHQQSSHTRILLTVNVLVASLLEAFWSALSARIALRGMMNRLPESGYVNGTVGDKKLEETAAGKRKPAPRPDILDHDRRLSESLQNLTTLHSLRNSGPRLPLPESSREFRERVERFLVNQAAHRVVEGSCS, encoded by the coding sequence ATGATGGAAAACGTGTATGTGATAAAGGTGAAAACGAAGCCAGCTTTGTCTTCTCTGTACCCATCCGAACGACGTTATTCGGCATCGACCGTGGGAGGTTTGTCCTTCGTGCATTTTGGTCTGGGTGCACTTTCCCTTCTGCTAGGCAGCTTGGCCTTATCTCTTCAAGGTCCGATCCTATCGGTCGCGTGTTTGGTTCCTTTCGTGACCGGTCTACTCGCCTGGAGAAGATGGTACATCGATAGGAACATCGCTATCTTCTTTTACGGAAATCTGTTCTCCTTGATAGCAGCGATCCTCTGCTTCATCGCCACAGTGTTCGACATCGCAGCCGCTGCGGAGAGTAGAAGCTCTCTGTGGTCGCTGGAAAGAATTCTCGAGCAGCCGCGAGATCATTCTGACCTGAAGAACGACACTCTGTTAAACGAGACGATGCCACTCAGCGAAGACAATTTCAATCTCAGTAGAATCTATGATCAATCTGCAAATATTCGTCTTTACTCTCCCATGCCTGGCATTGTATTTGATAACATGTCAAACATATCTGGGTACATCTTGAGAACTTCGACGATTGATCCTGAGGAAGGTGAGACCGAAAGTCCTAGTAGATCGTTCACTAACAGTGATTCTAAAGACGAAGAGAATTCGCCAGATTCGGATAACGTTACCGAAGAATCCTTGAAAACGATCAAGAGCAGAATGATGTCATTCTTGTACAGAGATCATCAGCAGTCCTCGCATACTAGGATCTTACTCACAGTGAACGTGTTGGTGGCGTCTCTCCTCGAAGCATTTTGGTCTGCACTGAGCGCTAGAATAGCGTTGCGGGGGATGATGAATCGGTTGCCAGAAAGCGGCTACGTGAATGGAACAGTTGGagataaaaaattggaagaaacAGCAGCGGGTAAGAGAAAACCAGCTCCAAGACCGGACATTTTGGATCACGATCGAAGACTGTCTGAAAGTTTGCAAAATTTAACAACGTTACACAGCCTGAGGAATTCGGGACCAAGGTTACCACTGCCAGAATCCAGCAGGGAATTCAGGGAAAGAGTAGAAAGATTTCTGGTGAATCAGGCAGCGCATCGCGTCGTCGAGGGATCCTGTtcttaa
- the LOC126872707 gene encoding receptor-type tyrosine-protein phosphatase mu-like, whose product MNVLALSYLMVQAVTICAWSIQEPIFIYQNEKGNRKVMCVSEDDGSALSWKIDSDIFDSTSKFQFHNTYKGRDIDCDLTSFDSCMLTWKTEGWHLTDSKETPMGPVFDRQWEDFREYGYSYTPDNVHSITEFQSSGALVFSLRVCNTDFTILLCRSANYEKDLCYRMSFLDLGFKVNVILTRCIMGPFSCNEQTYHITQGPICFQDKWNTYILQWTTNDTKIAINFYTTTDGNTYLPKLVMDYHHDTKRRESAISYHLFLISDKNLHFRFHLYNFLHTTDSKAILTSPTLHLDTANLCIEMIVGLCEECQMEIALVKSSNESNKESLETTDGFTTKADSYKFPMWQYIRINKTVSSDIGRLVKLKLIPKLRQKSQRPSWAVRNVRMCPPVDAIRYSVIDNFESIVSNKLCQKLIPYTPNSLLDKKDLVENLHCPEGRVGPYCSISCQHHLNVSVDCKGIKICNATSCKCPPGFMGKNCEAKCPIGQHGYNCEETCGLCSTSNCSFITGHCKSGCDNSIRYHVPPFCKTAVDYPPPPNIEFVNETTVRATLPVPEIYKSIISRYRFAIWKEGQTYPIGNYTKIVNDTSTMVGYTDDLEPGVSYRISCSLYVNDDSTPITGGWKNFTTHCIWAPTFDIEIRNTSFILKNHREETLYPCPNSTQHYDYLLTIKNGLKQIDKGKLPKLPYEFTKLTPDTSYEITIWYKLELLFARVIQTSDGVPSQVRNVKKTLLSNKEVALKWDPPLYANGIIRKYEVVLQVQTYFGCENLKIPSLKKDTVSASTTSTNITFSNLTSYARYIGKITAYTFYRGLETQVEFSTNQSDTPSAVYSNLRFQNYTLTWDAPIDCTTISGPIIAKILVIGISKAVSSFRTTEQTVKYSLNLEHTLYGGEMYEARIYAIRNYTVKYNGLHYEKLIFITPPKAPPSVKQLEIYEIDWKSKNVHLRWLEPEPPTNGEIRHYIVSICHKNCEVKLEILPTEYCKLWDKYICAIIDQSHQPADFITVSAVNVNVSTPSPLSSVSIMWNEIKPEAPEIIVEALDKGAVNLTWFHPWKANGRIQKFVISAEMTSSDLRMLIERSQKSTLYEYHIVEYQLQYNKKLHLLPSSTYKISIRAVTNTETYGERKVIDVNTSLAMRFERELTMEVSNADSTILLHIPAVLNDTRYSITNVIVKGSQACQSYVELSPYIRQKADIKPNEIAWYAARFSTDEFANKEFTIGDNKFYDNVTNCPLKPLQSYVIVVIVLPEEGWTNDQILVAKTTSIYIREVPKRYDEAWLIAIIAIFLAIGILEIFRVCRRRRRRSLKKLIVQEKISFVQKTGNLDIESMSLGSKQFSTNTLASNAKHCISRGSTPCSDGDTVHIIDTDQKEEQMSLIKVEDLEDYVRRAIDSGLLDRQFDMLPRGQTSPSEYGMLPQNKSKNRYGNLIAYDANRVILEKLPDDPYSDYINATYIKGCKEKFYIATQGPKPNTVIDFWRMIWQKESYIICMVTNLSEEGKTKCEQYWPDTGKRKTYGDITVLNARQDVFAHFTFRTLYVTYKDEARKIQHLHYTTWPDHDIPLSTHSMITYLKKLLITPPGNGPVVVHCSAGVGRTGIVILCDICLRRAIAEGAVDVFAEMKALRSQRPNMVNNKQQYLFAHLVLVECLLCSSTSLPCDESLPLKIKKVKEQLVTQRDSLEKMAWHDKVLRSPVNETLLSERNLAKRRFPELLPAKVNRVYLKRYPPTDENSDYISAVYVDGVRLQNQYIATQLPLPGTFSDFWRMVAEYKVELIVMLQSPDLEDTTCCPIVRNGEFKPVPYINIRTKELDEFEHYILQKLTLVDNSEKPAIEQEITILCSTEWQPGRNQDPPETIALVTLWQAMQKMLKGDGPIAVLCHDGVTGCGLYLALSFLLERMTIEKECDVCLAIRAIETLNPDFIKSSEHIKYLYDAATVYLKYLETNVKRE is encoded by the exons ATGAATGTGTTAGCTTTATCGTACCTCATGGTACAGGCAGTTACCATTTGTGCATGGTCGATACAGGAGCCAATTTTCATATACCAGAATGAAAAAGGGAATAGGAAAGTAATGTGCGTATCAGAGGATGATGGTAGCGCTTTATCCTGGAAAATAGATAGTGATATATTTGACAGTACATCTA AGTTCCAATTTCACAATACGTACAAAGGAAGGGACATAGATTGTGATCTAACTTCGTTTGATAGTTGCATGTTAACGTGGAAAACTGAAGGTTGGCATCTAACAGATTCCAAAGAAACACCCATGGGTCCAGTGTTTGATCGTCAATGGGAAG ATTTCAGAGAGTACGGTTATTCTTATACACCAGACAATGTCCATTCGATTACTGAATTTCAAAGTTCGGGAGCTCTTGTATTTTCTCTCCGTGTTTGTAATACGGACTTTACGATACTACTATGTCGCTCTGCAAATTACGAGAAAGATTTATGTTATAGGATGTCTTTCCTAGACCTTGGATTCAAAGTTAATGTTATACTAACGCGATGTATAATGGGTCCGTTCAGCTGTAATGAGCAAACATATCACATAACGCAA GGTCCAATATGTTTCCAGGATAAGTGGAATACATATATTCTTCAGTGGACTACAAATGATACAAAAATTGCTATAAACTTTTATACTACGACAGATGGGAACACCTATCTACCAAAATTAGTTATGGATTACCATCATGATACTAAAAGGCGAGAGTCAGCTATTTCCTATCACTTATTTTTAATAAGTgataaaaatttgcattttCGATTTCACTTAT acaATTTTCTCCATACAACCGATTCAAAAGCAATTTTAACGAGTCCTACTTTACATCTGGACACAGCGAATCTTTGTATAGAAATGATAGTTGGCCTGTGTGAGGAATGTCAAATGGAAATAGCATTAGTCAAATCATCTAACGAAAGTAACAAGGAAAGTTTAGAAACAACCGATGGATTTACTACAAAAGCTGATAGCTATAAATTTCCCATGTGGCAATATATTCGAATTAACAAGACTGTTTCTTCCGACATTGGTAGACTTGTAAAACTTAAACTAATACCAAAACTTAGGCAGAAAAGTCAGAGACCATCGTGGGCTGTGAGAAATGTTCGCATGTGTCCTCCAGTAG ACGCTATACGATATAGTGTAATCGATAATTTCGAATCAATCGTTTCCAACAAACTGTGTCAAAAACTGATACCGTACACGCCGAACTCCTTGCTGGACAAGAAAGATCTCGTAGAGAATTTGCATTGCCCCGAGGGCAGGGTGGGGCCCTATTGTTCTATAAGTTGCCAACATCATTTAAACGTCAGTGTGGACTGCAAAGGAATTAAAATTTGCAACGCAACGAGTTGTAAATGTCCACCAGGATTTATGGGGAAGAATTGCGAAGCTA AATGTCCTATCGGTCAACATGGATATAATTGCGAGGAAACCTGTGGTTTGTGTTCTACAAGCAATTGTAGTTTTATAACGGGACACTGTAAATCTGGTTGCGATAATTCCATACGATATCACGTGCCACCCTTTTGTAAAACAG CCGTGGATTATCCTCCACCACCTAACATCGAATTTGTCAATGAAACAACCGTACGCGCGACTCTGCCAGTGCCAGAGATATACAAGTCGATCATTTCTAGATATCGATTTGCTATATGG AAAGAGGGACAAACTTATCCGATTGGAAACTATACCAAGATAGTTAACGATACATCAACGATGGTTGGCTACACCGATGACTTAGAACCCGGCGTTTCTTACAGAATTTCTTGTTCACTGTACGTTAACGATGATTCCACGCCTATAACCGGTGGATGGAAGAATTTCACAACACATTGCATTT GGGCTCCCACATTCGACATAGAAATAAGGAATACTAGTTTCATATTAAAGAACCATCGAGAA GAAACGCTGTATCCTTGCCCAAATAGTACACAGCATTACGACTACCTATTGACAATAAAAAATGGACTGAAACAAATTGATAAAGGAAAGCTACCCAAATTGCCCTACGAATTTACAAAACTGACACCTGATACTAGTTACGAAATTACAATCTGGTATAAGTTGGAGCTTCTTTTTGCACGAGTGATTCAGACCTCTGACGGAG TACCGTCACAAGTAAGGAATGTTAAAAAAACATTGTTATCAAACAAGGAAGTGGCACTGAAATGGGACCCTCCTCTATACGCAAATGGGATCATAAGGAAATACGAAGTTGTGTTACAG GTCCAAACATACTTCGGCtgtgaaaatttgaaaattccatCGCTAAAAAAAGACACTGTTTCTGCCTCTACTACGTCCACCAATATTACGTTCTCTAATCTGACTTCTTACGCGCGttatattggaaaaataacaGCCTACACTTTTTATCGTGGCCTAGAAACGCAAGTCGAATTCTCTACGAATCAGTCGG ACACTCCGAGTGCAGTGTACAGCAATTTAAGatttcaaaattatacattgacGTGGGATGCCCCGATAGATTGCACTACCATTTCCGGCCCTATCATCGCAAAGATTCTGGTCATTGGTATTAGCAAAGCGGTATCGAGTTTCAGAACCACGGAGCAAACTGTGAAATACTCCCTCAACTTGGaacatacgttatatggtggcGAAATGTACGAAGCGCGAATTTACGCTATCAGAAATTACACTGTAAAATACAACGGATTGCATTATGAGAAGCTTATATTTATCACTCCACCGAAAG CTCCGCCGTCCGTAAAGCAATTAGAAATCTATGAAATCGACTGGAAATCGAAGAACGTGCACTTGAGATGGCTAGAGCCAGAACCACCGACTAATGGAGAAATACGACATTACATAGTAAGCATTTGTCATAAGAATTGCGAGGTCAAATTGGAGATACTGCCAACGGAGTATTGTAAACTGTGGGATAAATACATCTGCGCAATCATCGATCAGTCCCATCAACCAGCTGATTTCATTACG GTTTCGGCTGTGAATGTAAATGTGTCAACTCCTAGCCCGTTATCGTCCGTATCGATTATGTGGAACGAGATTAAGCCAGAAGCGCCGGAAATTATCGTCGAAGCTCTCGACAAAGGAGCGGTGAACCTAACCTGGTTCCACCCTTGGAAAGCAAATGGGCGTATCCAGAAATTCGTGATAAGCGCGGAAATGACATCGTCCGATCTGAGAATGCTAATTGAACGATCGCAAAAGAGCACGCTTTATGAATATCATATCGTAGAATATCAATTACAATACAACAAGAAACTGCATCTATTGCCCTCGTCTACTTACAAAATTTCCATTCGAGCTGTTACGAATACAGAGACGTATGGTGAGAGAAAAGTGATAGACGTGAATACGTCTTTAGCCATGCGATTCGAGAGAGAGTTAACGATGGAAGTGTCTAACGCAGACTCGACGATCTTGTTGCACATTCCTGCCGTTCTGAACGACACACGCTACAGTATAACAAACGTTATTGTAAAAGGTTCACAGGCTTGTCAAAGTTACGTAGAATTGAGTCCATATATACGTCAGAAAGCGGATATCAAACCTAACGAGATCGCGTGGTATGCCGCCAGGTTTTCT ACCGACGAGTTTGCCAATAAAGAATTCACGATAGGGGATAACAAGTTTTACGATAATGTCACAAATTGTCCACTAAAGCCACTCCAGTCCTACGTAATAGTGGTTATTGTATTACCTGAAGAAGGATGGACGAACGATCAGATTCTAGTCGCAAAAACAACGTCGATTTATATCCGTGAAGTACCGAAGCGATACGACGAGGCGTGGCTTATTGCTATCATTGCGATATTTCTTGCCATTGGGATTTTAGAAATCTTTCGAGTTTGTCGAAG AAGACGAAGGAGATCTTTGAAGAAGCTTATCGTACAAGAGAAAATATCCTTCGTACAAAAAACCGGAAATCTCGATATAGAGTCAATGTCGTTGGGCTCTAAGCAATTTTCAACTAATACGCTCGCTTCGAATGCTAAACACTGTATATCGCGTGGAAGCACACCTTGCAGTGACGGCGACACGGTGCATATCATCGACACTGATCAGAAAGAAGAACAAATGTCTCTGATAAAGGTGGAGGACTTGGAGGATTACGTAAGACGAGCGATAGATTCTGGATTGCTCGATAGACAATTCGAT ATGCTTCCAAGAGGCCAAACGAGTCCGTCTGAGTACGGGATGTTACCGCAGAACAAATCGAAGAATCGATACGGAAATCTCATAGCAT ACGATGCAAATCGGGTGATACTGGAAAAACTTCCAGACGATCCTTATTCGGATTATATTAACGCCACTTACATCAAG GGCTGCAAAGAGAAGTTTTACATAGCTACGCAAGGTCCAAAGCCGAACACGGTCATCGATTTCTGGAGAATGATCTGGCAAAAAGAAAGTTACATAATTTGCATGGTTACGAACTTATCCGAAGAAGGAAAG ACAAAATGCGAACAGTATTGGCCTGACActggaaaaaggaaaacgtaCGGCGATATAACTGTTTTGAACGCCAGGCAGGATGTGTTTGCACATTTTACATTTCGTACCTTGTACGTGACGTATAAAGACGAAGCCCGTAAG ATCCAGCATTTGCACTACACAACATGGCCAGATCATGACATACCGTTGTCCACACATTCTATGATAACATATCTAAAGAAACTCTTGATAACACCACCAGGAAATGGACCAGTGGTGGTCCACTGCAGCGCAGGGGTCGGAAGAACTGGAATTGTAATTTTATGCGACATTTGCCTTCGTCGTGCGATCGCAGAAGGG gcTGTAGACGTGTTCGCCGAAATGAAAGCTCTCAGGTCTCAACGGCCCAATATGGTAAACAACAAGCAACAGTATTTATTTGCCCATTTAGTACTCGTCGAATGTCTACTTTGTTCTTCAACATCTTTACCATGCGACGAATCTCTACCactcaaaattaaaaaagttaaagaaCAACTGGTGACTCAACGAGACAG TTTAGAGAAAATGGCTTGGCACGACAAAGTACTTCGATCACCGGTCAATGAAACGTTGCTATCGGAACGCAATCTTGCCAAAAGGAGATTTCCAGAGTTACTTCCAG CGAAAGTCAACAGAGtgtatttaaaaagatatccACCGACAGATGAGAACAGCGATTACATATCCGCTGTTTATGTGGACGGTGTAAGATTACAGAATCAGTATATAGCTACGCAACTACCATTGCCTGGGACATTTAGCGATTTCTGGAGAATGGTGGCCGAGTATAAGGTGGAGCTAATCGTCATGTTACAATCGCCAGATTTGGAAGATACG ACGTGCTGTCCCATTGTTAGAAACGGTGAATTTAAACCAGTACCATATATAAACATTCGAACAAAGGAACTCGATGAATTTGAGCACTATATATTGCAGAAGTTAACACTCGTCGATAATTCGGAG AAACCTGCTATCGAACAAGAGATAACAATCTTATGCTCCACGGAATGGCAACCTGGCAGAAACCAAGACCCACCTGAAACCATAGCGTTAGTGACATTGTGGCAAGCAATgcaaaaaatgttaaaaggaGACGGACCTATCGCTGTTCTTTGCCA CGACGGCGTAACTGGCTGTGGGCTTTACCTAGCCTTAAGTTTCCTTTTGGAGAGAATGACTATAGAAAAGGAATGCGACGTTTGTTTGGCAATTCGCGCGATTGAAACATTGAACCCCGATTTTATCAAATCTTcg GAACATATTAAATATCTGTACGATGCAGCCACGGTATATTTAAAGTACTTGGAAACCAATGTGAAGCGTGAATAG